The genomic DNA ACGTGCGGCATTGGCTGATCAATCCGCAACTTGTCATCAACTGTGAAGGTGTCTATGACACCCATGGACTCCAGCATCTTTATCGTGTTATAGACCGTCGAGATCCCTACCCTTGGAAGCTGTTCCTGAGCTTCCTGGAAGAGGTCCTTGAGGGAGGCATGATCTTTAACTCTCGCTAATATTAACTTAGTCAAAAGCACCCTCTGCGGTGTTACCCTCTTCTCCTCTTCGCTTATCTTCCTGATTACCTCCTGCAGCTTAACCTGTAGCTCCTCGCCCTCTTCAGCCTTCATTTTTGGTCATTATCGCATTCTTAGAAGAGGGCTTTTATACCTAAATTTATGTTAGATCCTGGCCTCTCATGTACTCTGTTAACTTTCTCTGCCTCTTTATAAGGCTTAAGAGATAACTTGACTGAAAAACGTAGGAAGGATCGGCCTTAAGCCACCTTGATATGAAGCTGGCCAGCTCCTCCTTACTGTTGACGGTCTCGGGCCTCTTAGATAGAGCCAGCCTGACGCTCTCCCTGATGTGCCAGTTGCCGACAGGGGCGTAATACGTGGGCAGGATCTCCCTTATGATAAGCGCGTCGGCCCTCCTCCTTATTGAGGCCAAGTGCTCAAGGACCGCCAGCCTGGCCGCCGAGAAGCCGCCGTCCATCGCCGTAGCCCTGCCCAATGGGTCCTCCCTGACCACCCACAGGATAGGCTTCGACGCAGCGTTGGCCCAGACGCTCATGGGGTGCCAGATCTCAATCCACTCAAACGATCCCTCGCCTGGCAGCAGGGCTATTAGGAACCTGTTCCCGAGGTACTCGTGGGTGTAGACCCTGATCTCGCTGATCTCCTCCAAGTCCCTTATCTGCTCCCTTAACATCCTCGACAGCGAGTCGTCAACTGCTGTTATGGCCCAGCGCGTTGGGACCATCTTACGCCCTCTGAGCCTCCCAAGGAAGCCAAGGCTCAATAGGTCCTGGATCTTGTACACGTCAACGCCTGACCTGTAGAGCTCCCAGATGGCCTCCTCCGCCTTAGCGTCATCCCATATAATTCTCTCAACAGGCGCCCTCAGCTTTGGCGACCCAGTTATCACCATTCTCTCAACAGGCGCCCTTGGTCCTACTGGCTTAGTTACCCCGTCAAACCTGAGCGTTGGCACTGGGGGAGCCTTCAGTATCAGCTCTGAGTCCACGGGCCTCTCGGAGACCATGGCTAGCCCGATCTCAGCCTCGTACAGCCTCCAGGGCTCGTGGACGCTCGCTCTCTGAAATGCTGACACCAGGCTCCCCCTGAGCCTGACTATCCTAGCCAGCGACTCTGACCTCAGGGCCCACTCGACAGGCGCGTCATGATATGCCGCCTCCTCCCCCTTCTCGCCCGGGGGTACCATGAAGTAGATCAGTACCTTAGGATAGCCGTACTCTCCCACGAGGGCGCTTGGAGGCGTCGCCCCATCAACGTCCCTTCCTGACGTCAGCTGGACCGCCCTGAGCTGGGCTCTGAACTTCTCAAGGATCGGGCAGTAGGGCAGACCGCACAGCAGCCTATAGCCCTTACATCTGGCGCAGAGCTCAGGCGGTATCCTCGGCAAGCCTCTCTCCTTCTCAGGAGTAAAGTAGGGCCGCGTGCAGTTTTGAGGATCTAGGGTATAGCCTCACGGCCTCAAGGTTCTCGGGCACTATGACCTCTGGCGACGTCTCAAAGCCCAGCTTGTCCCAGCGGGTCTTGATAGTTGAGGCCAGGGACGCCAGCTGAGCGGTCTCGCCGTGGTTAAGCACCACTATCCTTGGCTTCGGCGTGAGCCTCCTCAGGAAGGCCAGTAGCTCACTCCTGTTAGCGTGCCCTGAGAAGCCCTCTATCCTCTGGACCTCCAGGTTCACCTTAAAGGTCCTCAGCTTGCCCTCGTCCTCGAGCTGCACCTCCTTCTCGCCATCAGCTATCCTCCTGCCCAGGGTGCCTGAGGCCTGGTAGCTCACGAAGACCAAGGCATTCCTAGCGTCCTCCGCCAGCCTCTTGAAGTACTCCAGTATGGGGCCGCCTACCATCATGCCGCTCGTAGATATTATTATGGCGGGTCCCTGGGTGTAAATGGCCTCATCCCTCTTGCTCTGATCGTTAACGAACACCATCTGTGGCGTTATGAAGGGGTTGCTGCCTTGGTTCAGCATCTCATCCCTTATCTCCTTAGACAGGAGCTCAGGGTAGGCAGTATAAATGGCCGTGACCTCATATATGAGCCCGTCTATGTAGATGGGCATCTCGGGTATCTTCTTCTCGGCCATGGCCTTACCTAGGAGGACCATCATGTCCTGGGCACGGCCTACGGCCATAACCGGTATGAGAACCTTGCCCCCTCTCTGGTGAACAGCGTTTATGAGCTGGAACAGCCGCTGCTCCGCCTCCTCGCGTGGAGGTGTGTCGGTGCCCCCGTACGTGCTCTCCATGATCAACGCCTCAACCCTATGATATTCTGTGTTCGCGGGCGGCTGAAGACGAAGGGCCTTGTTCTCCTTTATGCTGTAGTACTTTATGTCGCCCGTGTAGAGTATGTTGAAGAGGCCCTGACCTATGTGGATGTGAACTAGGGCGGAGCCCAAGACGTGGCCGGCGTCGCTGAACGTGAGCTTGGCGTCCGGGGACAGGTCAGTAACTACATCATAGTTCACGGTTATAGTATGGTTAAGCATTGTGGTCAGGTCCTTGAGCGTGAAGGGGGGCTCCTTGCCCTCCTTGACAAAGACGTCTATGAAGTCCTTCAGGAGCAGGGTTGCTATATCCCTTGTTGGCGGGGTCATGTAGATGGGCCCCCTGTAGCCGTACTTGTAAAGCAGCGGCGCCAAGCCTACGTGATCCATGTGGGCGTGGGAGATCACCACCGCGTCAAGCTCGTCTATCCTCAGCTCGGACGCGTCAAACCTAGGGTAGGAGTCAGGCCCGAAGCCGCTCTGTGAGAACCCCACGTCAAGAAGTATCTTGCTCTCGGCCGTGTCCACTAGAACGCATGACCTTCCGACCTCGCCAAAGCCCCCAAGGCCTACGACCCTTACATGCCTTGGTCCTACTATCATGTCCCTGTAGATCCTCTCCCCTATGTCCCTTAGGGCCTTCCTGCGCTCTGCTGACGCCATAAGGTAGAGCTCATTAATTGAGTACAGGGTCTTGCTCAGCAGCGGCGGCTTCCTCTGAACCTCAAGCCTCCAGCCCGTCTGCGCAAGGACCTGGTTCCTGAAGGCCTTGCCCTTGCCTATTAGCTTCCCTGGCTTATCCGTCAGTACCCTTACCTCGCCCAGGACCTCGTCAAACTGTATATCGCTAGGGTCTATCGTGACGTCCTCGGGGGCGTTCTCAATTATGTACCTTAACGTGAACTCCTTTGTAGCCCTGGCCTTCGGGTCGCTCCTTACAACTATCCTCTTCCTCAGCTGCTTCGCTAACTCCTTTACCTTCTCCTCGCCCTCTAGCATCCACCTCGGGTTCTTGACGTAGATCGCTATCTCAGGGCCCTCGAACTCTATCTTCGTGATCTCGGCGTCGCCCAGGTTCTTATAAATCTCAGTAACTATGAGCCTACGTAGCTGCGTGCCTGATACCAGGCGGCGCTCCTCTCCTGTCTGGGGCTGACTCTCCAACGCGATCACCTGGTGATAGGTCTCCAGGAAGCAGGCTCTGCGGGTCTCTAACTTGCTCTGAAAGGTATAAACCTTTCCTGATACGTTTTATGACCTATTATAGTGACGTCTATTCCGTCGCCAGTCGCGGCGTCCCTTAATATCGCGGACCTAACGGCTTCAGAGGCCAGCTTGACAGCGCCTTCAAGGTCAAGGTCCTCAGAGTAGCCCCTCTCAAGGACTCCCAGCGCCACTGGCGAGCCTGAACCGCTTGCCGTCATCTTCTCTTCCGTAACTCCTCCATAAGGGTCTATAGCGTAAAGCCGAGGGGCCGTGTCGTAACCCCCTATGATCAGCTGAACTATGTAAGGGAAGTATTTGCTCGAGGAAAGCACGTTAGCGAGGAGGGTAGCCATGCCGTAAATGCTGAGCCTCCTACCCGTGTTCATCTCGTAATATCTTGCCTCCTCTCTGACTACATCTGCGAGGGCCTGGGCGTCCGCGACGAGGCCTGAGATCGTCATGGCGGCGTAGTCAGTGACCTTCACTATCTTCTTGACGGACCTGCTCGCTATCAGGAAGCCAGCCGTGGCCCGCTTGTCGGCGGCAAGCACTACGTAGTCCTTAATGACGAGACCCACGGTAGTGGTTCCATGCCAAGCCTTAACGCTGTAACCCCAGTAGTTTTCGCTCATGTTCTTTGCCCCATCCATATACAGGCGTCTCCCCTTAAAATGTGATTTATCAAAAGCTACCCTATGACCTTGGTCCTTATAGCCAGCTCCTCGGCCGCCTCCCTCGTCAGGCCCTTCTCACCAAGTATTGTGTACCTCTCCGGCCTTATTGAGGCCGCCTTAACGAGGGCCTCTATGACCTCTTCCTCCTTAACGCCAAGCTCCTTAGCAGTCGTCGGCGCCCCGGCCTCCTTGAGGAGCCTCCTAACGCGTGACCACCTGAGGCCGTGAAGATACGACATCATTATTGTGCCAACGCCCACGGCCTCGCCGTGGAGCGGGGGGCTCTGGCTAATCATCTCTAGCGCGTGGGCGAAGAGGTGCTCAGAGCCGCTCGCCGGCCTGCTACTTCCAGCTATGCACATGGCGACGCCGCTGCTCACTAGGGCCTCGACCAGCGCTCTAAGGCCTTCCCTGTTGCCTGCGCCTATCTGCCTAGCGTAAGCGCTCACGTGCTTGGCGCTCATCAGCGCTAGGCTTGCAGCGTAGGCGCCGTAGTACTCACCCCTGAGCCTATGGGCCAGCCTCCAGTCAAGGACGGCCGTGAACTTGCCTATCAGGTCGCCAAAGCCCGCCGCCGCAAGCCTCCTAGGCGCGGAGGCCAGAACGTCTATGTCAAGCAGCAACAGCTTAGGTGGCCTGGCGAGCTTGGAGTAAGGCCTCTCGAACCCCCTGAGAGTGGCAAAGGGGCTGGTTATACCGTCATGGCTTGGTGAAGTTGGGACGCTCACGAAATCCTTCCCCAGCTCGGCTGCCGCGTACTTAGCCAGGTCTATGCTTCTGCCCCCTCCAAGTCCCATGAGGATGTCAGCACGGTCCTTCTCGGCCTCGGACGCGACCCTCCTGGCCTCATCAACGGTGGCTGGCCCTGTCACTAGGTAGGTCACGCTAAAGCCCGCGTCCTCAAGCATTTCCTTAACCTTTTTATAATATAACTGTAGTATATTTTGGCCCGTGACCACGTAGACAAGGCCTCCCTTGTTGAAGAGCTCCTTAAAGTGGGTACCTAGCTGGGAGAGGACGCCCTCCCCCACAACAATCCTCTTGGGCAGATCAATTATGTGTTGACCCTGATACACCTAGCTGGCCTCCCTAGCTCCGAGAAGTTCCTAGCCATTATGAAAGTAACTCGCACCTCGTCAAGAAAAAAGACTTCAGTCTGAGGATGAAGAAGTTGACGACTTACCGCTCTCCTCCTCTTCCTTCTTCTCCTCGGGCTTCTTGCCGGCGCCTGTCTCGGTCCTCTTGGCCGCGACCATGTCGTCTATCCTGAGTATCAGCGTTGCGGCCTCGGTGCCCGCCTTGTAAGCGTTGAGCTTGACCCTCAGAGGCTCTATGACCCCCGAGGCCCACATGTCTATGGGGTTCCCGGTATTGAGGTCAACGCCATACCACTTCTTGGAGGCGTCCGAGTGAGAGCTCCTGAGCTTCATCAACACGTCGATAGGGTCATGACCGGCGTTCGTGGCCAATGTCTGGGGTAGCGACTCAAGGGCCCTCGCGAAGGCCTCAACGGCCAGCTGTATCTTGCCCGGCACTGTCTTAGCCCACTCCCTCAGGTGCTTTGCCAGCTCCACCTCTACAGAGCCGCCCCCGGCGACCACCTTGCCGTCCATTATGGCGTCAGCTACGGCGCTCAGAGCGTCATGTATGGACCTCTCAGCCTCATCAACTATCCTTTCGAAGCCGCCCCTTATCAGTATGGTCACGCTCCTCGGGTTCTTGGCGCCCTCTATGAAGACCATCTTGTCCTCCCCTACCTTCCTCTCCTCCACGAGGTCAGCGTAGCCCAGGTCCTCAGGCTTGAGGTCATCTATGTTGGTCACTATCTTTGCGCCGGTGGCCCTGGCGAGCTTCTCTACGTCGCTCCTCTTGACCCTCCTCACGGCGAGTATGCCCTTCTTGGCCAGGAAGTGCTGGGCGACGTCGTCAATTCCCTTCTGGGTTATTACAACGTTGGCGCCCGTCGCGGCTATCTTCTCAACCTTCTCCTGGAGGATCTTCTCCTGCTTATCAAGGAGCCTCTTTATGGCGTCGGGGGAGGATATGCTTATTTCCATGTCTATCTCAGGCTTCTGTATCTCGAGGGGCGCGTCGAGGACCGCTATCTTGGCGTTGGTCACCCTCTTCGGCATGTCTGGGTGCACGACCTCCTTATCTATAACGATCCCGTTGACGAGCTGGGTGTCGAGGAGGCTGCCTCCGTGCTTCTTAACTATCTGAACGTTATTTATGTCAACGTACCACTTGTCGCCCCTCTTCTCAGCCACGGCCTTAACCGCCTGGACCACCAGCTTAGCGAAGTAATCGCGGGCCTCGCTGACGGCCTTGCTGCTCAGGCTCGTCTTAGCTACCTTCACCAGGATGTCGTCGTCCTCGTACCTAACGGTCTCTGCCAGCTTGTCTATGAGCTCGCTCGTCTTATCAAGGGCCATCTTGTAGCCCTGAATTATGATCGTTGGGTGTATGTTCCTGTCCAGCAAGTCCTCTGCCTGCCTGAGAAGGTCACCCGCGAAGATCACCGACGTCTTAGTGCCATCCCCTGCCTCCTCGTCCTGGCCCTTGGCGGCCTGAACTAGCATCTTGCCAGCTGGGTGCTGGATGTCCATCTTGTCAAGTATGGTGGCCCCGTCGTTAGTTATCGTCACGTCGCCAAGGCTGTCGACAAGCATCTTGTCCATGCCCTTAGGTCCGTAAGTCGTCTTAAGTATCTCCGCGACCGCCATGGCTGCCATCATGTTGTTCCTAAGGGCCTCACGGCCTGCAGCCCTCTGAGTGCCCTCCTTGAGTATAATCACTGGAACCCCCATGGTCTCAAGAGGGACTGACATCTCTTTTCACCTTCTTCCCTAATCCTATGGTCTATGCTAGACCGCCTCTATAAAAGATTTTCGCTCAAATGCCCAAGTCGTCTTAACGCTTTTTAGTCCTAGGCAAGGGAAGGCTAGTCGGTGCATTGCTTGGGGAAGGTCAGGACGTCGCTAGTGAAGAGGACCGCTAGGGAGCTCCTCGCGAAGTACCCAGACCTGTTCACCGAGGACTTTCAGCACAATAAGAAGGCTGTGTCCCAGCTGACGGCCTGGGGTTCTAAGAAGCTCAGGAACCAGGTGGCCGGCTACGTGACGAGCCTGGTCAAGCTACAGAAGAAGAGACAGCAGCTCAGGGCAGCCGAGGAGGGCCAGGCTGCTCAGTGAGGGTTCGGCTTGGCCCAGGTCAGGGTAAGGCTTCTGGGGGCCCTCAAGGAGAGAACTGATGGCAAGCAGGAGGTCTGGGTAGAGGCCAGGAGCTGGAGCGAGGCCCTAAGGGCTCTGTTAGCGTCCTACCCTCAGCTCTCAGTCGCCGTTGATGACCGCGGGAGGCCAAGGCCAGGCTTCCTAGTGTTCGTGGACGGCGTTGACTGCAGGCTCCTTGATGAGGGAGCGCCGGCAAACGAGGTAGACCTGCTCCCCGTCAACCACGGCGGCGTGGAGTTCAGGTTCGTAACGTGGAATGATGTAGAGGAGGCGATCAGGAGGATCGCAGATAAGATCCAGGCGTCCTCATTTAAGCCCGAGGTCATAGTCGGCGTTATGAGAGGGGGCGTCGTACCTGGGAGACTTCTGGCTGACAGGCTCGGCATAGAGGACATAGGGGTCATTGAGGTGAAGCTTTACATTTCGGCCGGCCAGAGAGGCGAGAGGCCTTACCTCAGGCAGCCGTTGACGCTTTCGATCAAGGATAGGAGGGTCCTGCTAGTTGATGACGTAAGCGACTCAGGCCTCACCCTTCAGTTCTCGGTCCAGGCGCTGTCGCTATACATGCCAGCTGAAATAAAGACGGCGACCCTTTACATAAAGCCCTGGACCAAATACGTCCCCGATTACTACGCTGAGCAGGTAAACGAGTGGGTAATATTTCCGTGGGAGACGGAAGAGTTTGAAAGGGAATATAGGACACATAGGTAATCCTGTATCCCCTGCGGTGCCCTATGAGGATAGTCATAGCCCTGGGAGGTAACGCCCTTCAGAAGCCTAACGAGAAGGGGACCCCCTCTCAGCTCTGGGACAACGTACGGAGGACCGCTAGGCTCCTCGCAGCCTCTATAGGCGATAACGAGGTGGTGATAACCCACGGCAACGGTCCTCAGGTAGGTCAGCTGCTCGAGTCCATGATTATGGCAGCTGACATTTATCCTGTTCAAACCATCGACATAGCTGACGCTATGACCCAGGGGTGGCTTGGCTACCTGATTCAGACGGCCCTTGAGGAGGCCCTGGGCTTCAGGCGACGCGTCCTTGCGCTGATCACAAGGGTTTTGGTAGACGCTAAGGATCCCTCCTTCCTAAACCCCTCCAAGCCTGTGGGCAGGATAGTAAGCCAAAGGGAGGCCGAGGAGCTCTCCAAGAGGTATGGGTGGAAGTTCGAGCGGGACCCCAGAGGGGGCTACAGGAGGGTTGTGCCCAGTCCTGAGCCCCTGGAAGTTCTTGAGCTGCCAATCATAGAGCGCCTTATCAAGGATGGAACGGTAGTCATTGCGGCAGGAGGAGGAGGAATACCGCTCGTAAGGCAGGGCGATAGGCTGATGCCCGTTGAAGCTGTGATAGACAAGGACCTGGTCAGCGCTCTCCTGGCAATTGGGCTGAGAGCTGACAAGTTCGTAATACTGACGGACGTCGAGGGCGTGGCAATCAATTACGGGAGACAGGACCAGAGGTGGCTCAAGGAGGTCACAACTGAAGAGCTAAAGGTCCTTTACGCTAAGGGCGAGTTCCCGCCCGGCTCCATGGGCCCAAAGGTCCTGGCGGCTGTTAGGTTCGCTGAGGCCACAGGCAACCCGGCAATCATAGGAAGCCTTGACGAGGCGCCTGACGTAATAGCTGGCCGCCGCGGGACTATCGTAAGGCGGCCCTAGCCTAAGAGGCCGTTAGGTAGACGCCAAGTCTTCCCTTAACCTCGCCCCGGCGGCCAAAAGCTTCTCCCTGAGCTCCATAGGTATCTCTTTCGCCTTCCCCTCAGCCTCATCATAGAATACGGCAACTATCTTGCACCTAGCCGAAAGTTTGCCGCTGCTTTCATCGTAGAACTCATAAAGATACTGTAGGCTGCTCCTGCCTATAATCACGTCAGTTATATCAACCCTGTAAACGGCGCCAGGCCTAAGCGGGCTCTCGTAGTCGCACTCGGCGTGGACGCGCGGCATGAGGATCCTTGAGCCGGGTGGGCCCCTCTGCGTTACGCCAAGGGAGGCCAGGAACTCCTCCTCTGTCCGCTCGCAGACCCTGAAGAAGTTGGAGAAGTGCATCATGAGCGCTGCGTCGGTCTCGCTCCAGTAAACCCTGTACCTCTTCGAGTAGAGGGGGGACATACGCGTCGTCCTGCCACGAGCACTGCCAAATTTAAATTAGTTTCACCAGACAACGCCAACGAGGTGTGAGGCTTGGCCGTAGCCACAGAGCCCGCTAGGAGGTTCACTGCGAGGCTTAACTCCCTGATGGACAGGGTGGTCACGGTCGTCACGAGAGAAGGGCGGCAGTACACAGGTAAGCTCGTGGGCTTTGACCCTGCGAGCCTTTCAGTGGCGCTTGAAGAGGTCAGGGACCAGCAGGGCTCGAGCTGGCCTGTGGTCATCGTGATGGGCAACAACCTCGCCGAGATAAGGGTAGCCGAGTCCGAGGTCTTTAACGCGAAGGAGTTCGCAGAGTTCATAGCCAGGTTCGGCAACATAGACAGGTCTCAGATAAAGGTCTTCGAGGACGCTAACGTAGTGGAGGTCAGCAGGAACATAAGGGTCTCAAAGAACGGCGTTGAGGGCGCTGGGCCGCTCGCCCAAAAGGTCAACACACTCTATCGGGAGTACCTCAGGACGAAGGGGGTAACAGTAAGCAGATGACCGTTTTCAAGATAAGGGACTTCGAGCTGGCTGGAAGGATCGGCACCCTGATAACTAAGGGGGGACAGGTGGAGACCCCTGCCTTCTTTCCTGTCATAGATCCCATAAGACAGGAGGTCAGTATCAGCGACATAGAGGAGGTGGGCTTCAGGCAGGTAATAACTAACGCCTACCTGCTTTACAAGAGGTTTAGGGACAGGGCGCGGGGCGAAGGGGTTCACAGAATCCTAGGCTTCAACGGCACCGTCATGACCGACTCAGGCGCCTATCAGCTGCTTGAATATGGAGAGATCGATATTGATCAGGACACAATAATAGGTTACGAGAGGGACATAGGCAGTGACGTAGCTGTCATACTCGACCACCCCACAGGCGACGTCAGCAGGGCTGAGGCAGAGGAGAGCGTTAAGAAGACCCTTGAGAACGCTGTCAGTGCCCTTAAGCTCATAGGGTCTCCAGAGGAGTCTAAGACCGTATGGGTCCTCCCAATACAGGGAGGCAGGTACCTTGACCTTGTCGCCAGGAGCGCGGAGGAGTCCTCCAGGTTGCCCTACCCCATGTACGCCTTAGGCAGCCCCACCGTCTTCATGGAGAAGTACAAGTACAGCGCAGTTCTTGACATGCTTGGGACGGCCAAGCTGAGGCTGCCGCCTGAGAGGCCTCTTCACCTCTTCGGCGCAGGCCACCCGCTGATGTTCCCCTTTGCGGTGGCCCTGGGCGCGGACACCTTCGACTCAGCTTCATACGTGCTTTACGCAAGGGACGACAGGTACATGACGGACTACGGCACGGTCAGGCTTCAGGAGCTTGAGTACTTCCCGTGCTCCTGCCCCGTGTGCAGCAGGTACACTCCCAAGGACCTGCTTGAGATGCCGCCCGCTGAGAGGCGGAGGCTCCTAGCGCTTCACAACCTTTACGTTATAAAGAGGTCCATTGAGAGGGTCAAGCAAGCCATGAGGGAGGGAAGGCTGTGGGAGCTCCTCGTGGAGATCTCAAGGTATAGGCCTGAGGCCCGGGAGGCCCTGAGGACACTCTCTAAGTACTATAAGCTCCTTGAGGAGTACACGTCCAGGTCAAAGGGCTCCTTAAGGGGCCTCAGGCTTATCTCCATAGAAAGCGTCTGGAACCCTCGCGTCATGCGGTACCGCTCATGGGCCGCCTCCCGGTACGCGCCCTACGCCAAGAGGGTTTTGCTCAGGCCGCTCCTGTCCTCAGCGGGCAGGTGCACTTCTGAGAAACCAGGAAGCAAGGACCTTGAGGTTATCTACTACATGCCTTACCTTGGGCTCGTGCCAGCCAGCGCCTGCGGGGCCTACCCAACGGCCCAGCACAGGTACTCAGGCGTCGTAGATGATGACGTGATAAGGGACTTAGTAAATTTCGTAAGGGCCTTCATAGCAAGAGTTAGAAGGATGGGCTATGAGGTCTCAGCTGAGGCTACCTATAGGAGGGCTTGGAGTGTAGAGGTTGGAAGGGAGCTAGAGAGGATGGGTGTAAGCGTTACGTGGCTTGGCCCGAAGAAGAGGCTTACATGAATATTGTGCCGCCGCGTCCCTCCCTGCTTTCCTGCGAGAGCATCTCAACGATCTTCTCCATCTCCTCCTTCTGCTTGGCCGCGAGCTCCTCCAGCTCCGCCAGCGATGCGGACATGCCGAGTAGCTCCTCAAGTATCACCCTAGCGCCCACGAGGGCAGCGTCATAATCAACTCCTGTAACTGATGAGTAGGGCAGAACCATCACTGACGGTATCCCGAAGTGCTCCATGTACACGTGTAAGAGTGCTAAGGGACCTACGACGCCAAGGCCCTCCTCCATTGTTGGCGCCTTAAGCTCAGGGCCTCTGTAAAAAGAGTTGCGTAGCCACCTGTAGCCGTACTTCTCGCCAGGCGGCTCATAGTCCCTGCTGAGCCCGCCGACCAGGATCGCCGTTGAAATGCCGACCCTGGAGGCCCACGAGGCCAGCTCGCGGCAGTACATAGCCTGGTCACGGGTCTCCGGCACGGCCCTGTTGATGACTGTAACTATATTGTTGCCGTGGTAGATCTCGAACGGGAAGCTGACGCCGTCGTCCTCCATGATTATAACCGATGGAAGCCTGGGCGTCAGAACGTAGCCGGCCTTGCGAAGCTTGAGGGCTGACGACAG from uncultured Acidilobus sp. JCHS includes the following:
- a CDS encoding tRNA-guanine transglycosylase, which gives rise to MTVFKIRDFELAGRIGTLITKGGQVETPAFFPVIDPIRQEVSISDIEEVGFRQVITNAYLLYKRFRDRARGEGVHRILGFNGTVMTDSGAYQLLEYGEIDIDQDTIIGYERDIGSDVAVILDHPTGDVSRAEAEESVKKTLENAVSALKLIGSPEESKTVWVLPIQGGRYLDLVARSAEESSRLPYPMYALGSPTVFMEKYKYSAVLDMLGTAKLRLPPERPLHLFGAGHPLMFPFAVALGADTFDSASYVLYARDDRYMTDYGTVRLQELEYFPCSCPVCSRYTPKDLLEMPPAERRRLLALHNLYVIKRSIERVKQAMREGRLWELLVEISRYRPEAREALRTLSKYYKLLEEYTSRSKGSLRGLRLISIESVWNPRVMRYRSWAASRYAPYAKRVLLRPLLSSAGRCTSEKPGSKDLEVIYYMPYLGLVPASACGAYPTAQHRYSGVVDDDVIRDLVNFVRAFIARVRRMGYEVSAEATYRRAWSVEVGRELERMGVSVTWLGPKKRLT
- a CDS encoding Archaeal enzymes of ATP-grasp superfamily, with translation MAKVEIVLREPEESLKGSVLITGFPGFGRIGYVVPRYLSSALKLRKAGYVLTPRLPSVIIMEDDGVSFPFEIYHGNNIVTVINRAVPETRDQAMYCRELASWASRVGISTAILVGGLSRDYEPPGEKYGYRWLRNSFYRGPELKAPTMEEGLGVVGPLALLHVYMEHFGIPSVMVLPYSSVTGVDYDAALVGARVILEELLGMSASLAELEELAAKQKEEMEKIVEMLSQESREGRGGTIFM